AATTTGACAGGGTCCAAGAAACTTGAAGTATTCACATATGGAGGGAGTTTATCGCAACTCACCCAACCTGACCTACTCCATAAAGAGCTAAACAAAGATACAATCAGCCAAGATTAGTGATTGCAAGACCACTCTGACTCAACCGAACAAAGACTTGTAACATGAGAGTGATTCAGGTCTTCTACTTCCAGTCTTGAAATAAAGCTTAATTCTGGCATAATTCTTCGCAGAATTTATCATTCCCCACTTTCCGGTATTTCAATCTCTTAGACCCATTACCAAGTATGTCAAAAATGTTGATTTTATGTGGACTTATGAAGATAGAAATTCAGTCAAACAGAAGATAATCACTTGTATCAACTTCTCCATCAGCTTCACTACCTCAACCCACTCTATCACACTCTCCACTTCCCCATCCCCCTCCACCTCTCTCCCAAATAATCAATAAACATGGTGGAGCAGAGAGATCACAGTAATCAAATGGGTCTGACAGCATCTAACTCCAGCAACAGGAGTGCAAAAAATGTGCCTCTTTGGCCACCTTATATGGGATCTAAaaatctttcccttttcttcaacctatagctagtttgggagtttagaatagaaaagaaaagaagtgaaaggataagttagaaaagaaaagaaaggatggAAAAGGATCCAAGTTTCTATCGAAGTTGTTCGAGAGttttaagaaagaaaagaaggtaagtagttttcttttgtttaggAGTTGAAtacaaatgaaaagaaaagatattCAAACAAGTTACTTTACAAATATGCCCTTTCTATAAAAGTGAAAGGAGGTGCTTTGGTGAGGGTTTTGTAGTGGGGGGACTCATCGaggattaaaattttttgtatcaGGATTTTAAGGGTAGTTTTGTCATATTTGAAAATTTACTTAAGACCTCCGCACTTTCCTCCCCTTTCTGACCAATTTTGGATGGAAAGTTTTCCTTTACGTGAAGGGAGATGAAAtctttccaaatcttttcttttccttcccatTTTTGCTCCCAAACAATGGAAAAACTTTATTATCCTTTCAaaacctttcttttcttttcatttccttcCTCCCAAGCTAGCTACTAGACTATGTATTTCGGACCATTATCAGCAGTAATCTTAGAAAATTTTGGCCAACGTGGGTATGGATAGAAAATGGACTAGTACTTTCAATCGAGTGTTGGTTTTCTGACTAATTATATCTCGAGTTTGGGCCCAAATTGAGTGTTGGTTTGGAAGATCAATGAACATTTAATGGTGAAAGGGTTGTTTCGGACTATTTTGGGTTTTTGAGGTTCAAACCATGCTCTGCACATCAAAAGGAGTCTATGCATGTAAAGTTTGTGTGCGGTTTGTCATCTTGTTGAGTGGCTGTGACTCTGGTGGAGGTTGTGTCTGAAGCCTAGCCAGCAGCATATTTGCGATTGCAGTGGGAAGTGAgcaaaggaaaacaagagaagcaaaaaacaaaaggaaatataagcaaaaaaagaaaagaagaaagtaaCATCGATTCCATCTTAACACAGTGTTCACTCCTGTATGATACAAAAGAGAATTAACCAAATCCCAGTATCACGGAAGGCGGGTCTTGGGTAGGTTTGATACGTCAAATTTCCCATTTGTAGCAAACTAGCCTTGAATTGTTCGACTCCAAATTCTCAGGCATACACAAAAAACTATAATATACAGCATAAACATTATCCTGGTGAAAGACAAAATTATATGAACATTCAGATCAACCGTATGCCTACTATGGCCAAGGAATTCATAAGAGTAGATTCAATTATAGATATTTAGGTAATGCATCATATCCATCAAGCCAAAATTGAaaccaaaagggaaaaaagaagagaacAAAAAACTAGTAAAATAGAAAATGTGCTCCATTATCGAGATGCCAGtctcacatttttacaccatacatATATAAAAGAATCAAGAGAAATATCAGTTGCATTAGATAAAGAATCAACATTATAAAAACTGATAGTACACCAACCTGCCGCACAATGAAAGGTTCTTCTGCAAGGCTCAATGGTTCAGTCAAAATAGTGAGAAAACCATTTCTATTACCATAGACAATATCTGTGAAGGGCCGGTCACCCACCTGCCACAGCCACAGCCACCTCTATATTACTTATGTAACAGAGCAAGAAAAACAAATACTGGAAGATTCTCTACTTTAACAAGTTTATACTACCATTATAAGTCTTGAGGATTCACAGTTAAATTGCCTTTCAATCTCCTCCGCTGTTCCAGCTGGCTTCTTCGTCTCTAGAGTTTAACCAACAAAGAAGCGAATAAACAATGACAATCCATCCAACATTTCAGAATTTAGTTCTATCAAATTAATTACTTTAATTGACAATCAATTTAATCCTAATAGAATCAAATCATCTTCATATTTAAAATAGTACGCCATCAAGTTGCATTATAATCTTAGAAATGAAGAACAAAACTTACTATGCCTAATTACTTTAATGCCAATTGCACCTTCAAGGGCCCTAGCTTTTTTACCATCAGGATCATACTCATGAAGTCCTAAAATCGAAACAATAAGTAAAAATCAGATACTTGTAACAAAACATACAAAACATGAACACTTGCGAGTCAGATCAAATTTACCAGCGGAGTTGCTAAAGACAGCAATATTGTTGCCAAAAAGAGATTTACACTGTCCTACAGATGATTCAAGAGGTGGCCACAAGCTCAAAGAGTAAGGAGCAGTAATTGTGTTATCCTTATCAAAGACTACACCTTTAAACCCTCTTCTCTTCAGCTCAGCCCAATCAATGTACCTAATATCAGGTATCGCAACATGCGGGATAACCAAATGCTTATCTTTAGCCACAATCCCAACAGAAGAAGCAATACCCTCCATGTTAATTCTCTGCCCTAATGCAGCTTTCAAATCTACCCACCACATGTTTGTAAAAATACCCGAGTGGATCTCTAAATCACTATATGGTGTTTCTAGATATTCTCTTTTCTGGGTTCTCTGAGTTTCAATGGAAGAGTAAAAACCTTGTGAAAATGAGGTTTTTTTCTGACATGGGTACTGGGGGTTTTTTGGGCTTTTTCTCCTTTCCTGTTCTTTGCTGCAACTGTTTGTTGCTGTAAGTGTCAGAGGGGTCCTGGTGAATAACGTTTCTGGGGAAGAGAGGGAAGAAGCATTGCTCGAAAAATGGAGATTTTGAAGGTAGAAACGTTTAGGGATGGGATAATAGCAAGTGTTCCATGGAGTAGCCGAGGTTGTTTGCATGTTCAACCAATACTACTGTTTTTCTGATTAATTTAAGATCAAATATGGTTTAAAATGTCGCGATTGGAGattggatttttaatttttccagTGGAGATTCGGCTAATAAAATCCAATGCTGGCCTAAGCCACAGAAGCATGATACTGGAATGAATTGATGCTGGGTCAGTGCAGCAGGTTCTGTGCCAACCATAGGCGACGTTCTTGATGGGGTGATGAAACTTTCTGATAAGTGATGAAATCCGGTTGTCTTTATAGTCCGGCCTGTATTTCCTTTTGGGTGAGATTTGCTCTCGGGCCTGATTATCCAACCAGGAAAAGAAATGAGAGAGAGAAGTTGAAGTTAGCGTCTTCTGATGAGTTTCCTTAGTTGGGACTGGTCGACTGTTATCACCATGGCAGCTGACGGGCTTTATAACATGGTTTGCACTTGTTTAGATTTGGGCCTACTTAGGTGCTTCAACCTCATGTCATAAAACcatttccttaaaaaaaaaaaagtttccaGTAAAAATTTAACATGCCATAGAGTAAAGAGTTATTcataaattaattatttaaatagatttttaaaatgaataaaaacaaCTAATCTTACATTCAACAAAAAAGTGGAGAAgaccttgcattattttgactggAATGCAGCTATGTAAACACATTTATCCAATGTTCTCTTAGAATAAAGATAtctatttgggataatttcagaaacctcccttaaggtttcatgaaatatcacctaGCTCTTCTGAACTTTTCAAAATCTTACTTAGCACCCTTGAGTTTGAAGTGATAGTAGGACTAGGACCATATGCTAATATCAAATGTGACCGACTTTTACATACTAATTGCCTTTAATGCTATGGAGGGTTTTATTTATAGAAATGgtttaaacaaatatttgcttTTACTGTCTCTCTCTACTATAGAAATGATTAGTGGTTGTAACATAAAATCTTATCAATTTTCATCTCCTCACTTTTAAGATAGTTCCAATTTAGTACTTTTTTTCCTTGGTTTGTAAAATGTTCATTTTTCTATAGCCTAAGGGTATTAAAGGCACTAAAATAATCTCTCTCTTcaaacatgaattttttaatattacttttggttagAAGGGTGACAATGTTACCAAAATGTCAATTCAAGAGATGCTAAatgagattttgaaaacctcAAGGCAACtaggtgatatttcatgaaacctcaggggaggtttctgaaattatccctatctATTTTAGGTCTCCACGATCTAACCTAGTAAGCAAAGATTAATTAGCTGATCAATTCGACTCTTgaactctttcttttttccctttttccttatAAAGTTTAGAgtctcttaattttttttaaaaaaaaggactaTTGTATGCAATAAAGCAGCGATGGTATATAGCACAAGTGTAGCAAATGAATTCAAACTTAAATTGTTTTCTCTATAATTATTGGTTTTGAATGTTTAAGGTTGATGCCAACCCCTCCccccctccaaaaaaaaaaaagaggttgaTGCCAAACCAAATTCACATAACCCTGTTATGGTTTAAAAATAGGAGGCACCATCAATATTAAAAAGCCAAAATCAAACAGTTGAATTGACAAATTTACACTTTCATTATTTCTTAATCattttgttttgtatttttttttgtagtcaTTTAGGGTTAAATGTCTCAGTCCTGTTAATCGGGGAGAAATCGTGTCGCGTTCTCCCTGGGGTGAAAacgtttcttttgttttagtagGCACACGACTTTGTGCATTTCTTCTAATCAACGGAATGTCACCTTGAAGCTGCACAAAATAGTGAAAACCACGGTGTTTTCAATCCAATGAATTGACTGATTAGAGGATGGTACGGTATCATTGATTTGTTTGATGAGTGGCATGTGAAAAAGTTTCCTTTACCAAAGAAGAATTAATAtttaagaagaaaaattttattaggacaatggccttgtttggattgttatttttcttcaaaaaaatatttatatttttcgtgaatacattttttaatcacCGTTTCTtatatccttatactatataagaatgagtttagAGTAAAGATGTTCcatatccttatactatataagaatgagtttagAGTAAAGATGTTCTTTGGATTTCAACCGTAAGGGTAGggctattttgggaatgtaaaaGTATTTGAAGTGCAATTGGAGTATTGAATACAAGTCATTATAGCTAATTTAGTTTTGTTGTAATTACTTAGATGTCCTTTTAGACATTTAAAGCTAGGGGTGACAGATATCCGATTGAACAGTAGGTATAACTAAATTCAGCTTGTGTTTTAGTGAAATTACATAAAAGCCCTTCTAATCATTTAATTGTATTAACATCAAGTCTCTTAATTTCCTAAAGCATTTCTCATCAGTTATTTGCAAACTTATGCTATATAGATATTAAGACACAATTACTGCTAATTAGTAGAGAAGTTTGCTTTCTTGGCCGTTACCTCCATCTgttcaaattcatttcatttacttacaACTTTTTTCCACCACAATCATGTAGCCTATTAAATTCGTATGTTGCTACATTAGCTACTCATTTTGCAACACCTTTCTCAATAGGTATATTTTCTTTAGCCAATCTACTTTTTGGTTGTAAGAAATCTCAATAGGTATGTTTTCTTTAACCAATCTACTTTTTGGTTGTAAAAAATCTGTAATCTTGATGGTTGTATGTGCGCTAATTTTTTAGTGTTTTAATTCAATTGTCCATGTTAGATAGGCATGATAGGGAGGAGATCACAtttgttaattattatttgtgATTTAAAGTAAGTTTATCATCATAAATTTTTCCATATGCAGATTGTATctacttttgttgttttaactattagttatgataattttcaaattgtttgctattttattgatgattccATTTAGgcaaatctttcatttcatttgattTGCCAATAGGTTTAGCTATCTACTTAGAACTATTTGGCTACAAATCTAAAGTATGTACTtcattacttttaattgttttcttgaattgagtGGTCTAAGATGTTTTAATACTTTATTTGATGTGGTTATTCCTCTAAATTAGCATGTTAGTTGTTGTATATCTTTGCAACTAGATCAAAAACTGATATTTAGTGATTGTAATCCCTATCGAGAAGGAGATGCTTTACTAATGTTCTAAATTATACAATAAATCATAATTGATTGATCGGTGAATGTGGAGGTCTCATGATGATATGTTCTTGGAATCAATATAAATTCAAGAATTTGGCTTGCAAGAACCGAAATTCCACTAGcaataattttcttcaaatatgCTAATTGTTCAAATCTCACTTATATGACAAGATAATGTGATGGACTGCCCTTATATTAAGATCAAATTCAAACTAAACAACAGATTTTAATATCCATAGAGTGCATGAGCAGATATAAGTAGGTCTTTTATTTTATTAGGTTAGGTGCAAAGTAGTTGATCATAGCTTATAATTCTGTTTCATTGCATATTAGTATATTTTTTAACTCAATATGTaacttatgatttttctgtttaatatCATATATTAAAATTGTCATACTTCAATTCTTATACTATAAAATaccaaataataattattaatcaTCTTTAATTATAGGCACTAAACTCCCACGCGTCGTGCAGGCTTTTCCCCCCTagtcttatatatatataaaggagTTTGTAGGTGACTGTTGAAAAATTTTCATCTGTCATCTTTGGGGATAATTTAGGTAACGAAAAAATCAAATACAAGTGATTAAGCCAAATGTGCAACATTATAATGTATAGTTGAGTTGGGTTTGACTATTGTGTCATCCCATTTGCAATTGGTTTTATATTCCACGTGATTATAAAACTTTTAAGTGGTGTTTAAACCATTTACAAATGTAATTACAACACTCTTCATCTTCTTTTATAATTGTTGGGTAGCTTTTATAGCTACAATAATAAAGGGTCTTAATGCTAAAGATGATTGGTTTAGGAAGTACTTAATAATGAATATGATTGGTTTTGGTTCATATTTTCAATCCGTTACAAATGTAATTGTAGTGCTCTTCAACTTGACAATAATGGAGGCTTTTAATACTGAAAAATGTTGCTTAAAGTACATGTGCTCAATCTTTTGTTGTGGGTGTTTAGACAGGTATGCTTATTTACTTCCTCTCTTACTTGAGTTTTGAATTTTAACTGACATAATAAAAACTGTGCGTTTTctactgtaatattttctcaataGCTATTGtgtaaatatgaaaatttcattATGGAATACATGATACATGCATATGAACATCCATAGGAACCTTTTTATAGTTTCTAACTATATTTTCAAAACTAATGTTTATGGTTGCAAGTGGTTAAACTGCGACTAAAGATTATCTATTGACTGCAATTTCATGACTAAGGTACGATCTAAATCTGATCTTATAGTTTATGCATGTTAATTGTTGATTGGATATGGCTATGATTGTGTTATAATGGTGTAGTAACAAAGGTAATGACATTTTTGCTATTGTTATTGTTGTATGGTGTGATTATCTACTACAATCCTATTTCTTTTACTTACacaattgttttccttataaatttgttttccaaaaTCTGATGTTGTGGTTGCAAGTGGTTAAATTTGTGACTAAAAATTATCTATTAACTGCAATTTCATGACCAAAGTAGGATCTAAATCTGATCCTATAGTTTATGCATGTTAATTGTTGATTGGATATGGCTATAATTGTGTTATAATGGTGTAGTAACAAAGGTAATGATATTTTTGCTATTGTTGTTGTGATATGCTGTGATTATCTACTACAATCCTATTTCTTTTACttataaatttgttttcctttataAGTTTGTTGATTTGGCCAATTTACTTATAATTTCATGCACTTCAACTGATTCAATTAAACCAATTACCATGAAATTCTAATTATACTATcttttttatgaatttatttgaataaatattttatcaCATAGGTCAAAACTCCCACGCTTAGCGCGGACTTtccctctaattatctcatatatattaaatcattataacactttttttttgtataaaaaccCCATAAaatatcaattcaaatggcCTCTAACTTTGAGTGCATCGTGCTTGCTTGACGTTCTATAGATGTACAACACCATGTACTTGAAATTAATCATGTAACCCGAAGAAATGCACAGATGAGGGATTTCAATAGATATGGTTCTAATTCTTTAAGAAAAACCGTGGAATGTTTttgtaaataaaactaaataaagaTCTTATGTTAAATTAAGTTGTATTATGCGTATATTTATATACCTATACACTAGATTTTGGCAAATTTTTTACAAGTGTTGAAAAGTTTAAATTTGGCAATGTTGAAAGCCAATGAAACAAGTTTGGTGATAGTTATTgttagggcaaattacactttatccccctatgattttttttttagaaccctcctatggtttcataaactatatataacttcctcatggtttgaattaaagtgttaAAGTAACAGAAATAGTCATTTGTAACCgaatttttaaaaatgtcgaaattacccttataaatacatgacacactaaCCAGTATGATTTGTGTATTTCACCATATGGTctaatactttaccatataagcaccttatgatttttaaaatatacacataatcccccttggttaataaataattttcaactttatataaggatatttttgacattttaggtgactccgtTACAAATGATCaattccgtcactttgacactttaatccaaatcatgaaggagttatgtatagcttttgaaactataggggagttatgtaaaaaaaaactaaaccaaaaggggataaagtgtaatttgccctttttGTTAAGTAGAGATGCATTGCAATTCGAGCTGTTTCAAAAAGTTAACCAGATGATTAGTCTATCAACTCAATAAATTGGAATTACTACACTTTTATGGTAACTCGCCAAAATGCATGAAGACTTTTGGTTGTGTCATTAAGACTTTGAAGCTGGCTGCTCCTGTCATGAGACTTGAAGGAAAGCAGCAGAAATTGATTTCAGGCCATGATATGACATGCTTCTGCCCAACTTATGATAATAAATGCCAATATATACACGTTTATTACAATACCGAAGAAGGTCAAATTGTCCAGAATAACGTTACAGATTCTCATTCCAGCTTCGTTATCAGCTAGACAAGGTCTTACCAGTGTGGAGTTTGGTCATGGCCATGAGAAACAAAATCCCACCAGAGAAGCCTCACTTCTTCAAGCCTATCCTTCCAGGCTTCGAAGATGGTGTCGTGAGTTTTTCTCTTTGGTCTTCGAATTAAGTCCAGGTTTATCGGTTTATGCATGTCATTTATATTTGTCAGTCCAGCTTTACATCTAGAAAATGTGCTAGCACTACGAATCAAGTTCAGGACAACTGAGCCCAGTAAATTTTTTCTTTGGTTGCTTTTTAATTTGCAGAAAATTCCAGATTCTTTCTTGAAGTATTTAGATGGAAAGATACCTCAAAACCAGGCAGTATTACGAAGGGGTGA
Above is a genomic segment from Coffea eugenioides isolate CCC68of chromosome 5, Ceug_1.0, whole genome shotgun sequence containing:
- the LOC113770739 gene encoding uncharacterized protein LOC113770739, which translates into the protein MQTTSATPWNTCYYPIPKRFYLQNLHFSSNASSLSSPETLFTRTPLTLTATNSCSKEQERRKSPKNPQYPCQKKTSFSQGFYSSIETQRTQKREYLETPYSDLEIHSGIFTNMWWVDLKAALGQRINMEGIASSVGIVAKDKHLVIPHVAIPDIRYIDWAELKRRGFKGVVFDKDNTITAPYSLSLWPPLESSVGQCKSLFGNNIAVFSNSAGLHEYDPDGKKARALEGAIGIKVIRHKTKKPAGTAEEIERQFNCESSRLIMVGDRPFTDIVYGNRNGFLTILTEPLSLAEEPFIVRQVRKLEVALVHRWSSGELKLSNHRLLPYPQQCVKDQPL